A region from the Wansuia hejianensis genome encodes:
- a CDS encoding tyrosine-type recombinase/integrase gives MDKLIAAVLAAMQADLTPEQLQRLENVLVIKTHGLEIREEHTELIISERHWEKALRLYLASKRLENCSEGTLENYERCIQMLMQALNKRLAEITTNDLRYYLALYQERRGISLSYLETLRHYISSFFAWLNDEGYINRNPARRLKRVKVPQKIRRPYSAEEREHLRCLARTERDLALMEVLYSTAGRIGEVLALNRSDVNFTGREVVVYGQKGKKERAVCLTEEAAYHLRKYLAGRMDDNPALFVSLRAPFERLSAKAVQAMLRKLGAAAGIHAHPHKFRRTLLTDASMRGMSLQELQAYAGHAKPETTMIYVTVRTEEVKASFRKLVA, from the coding sequence ATGGATAAATTAATTGCGGCCGTACTGGCCGCCATGCAGGCCGATTTGACGCCGGAGCAACTACAGAGGCTGGAAAATGTATTGGTGATCAAAACCCACGGGCTGGAAATCAGGGAAGAACACACGGAACTGATCATATCAGAGCGGCACTGGGAAAAAGCATTAAGACTGTATCTGGCCAGCAAGCGGTTGGAGAATTGTTCGGAGGGCACTCTGGAAAATTATGAACGCTGTATCCAGATGCTGATGCAAGCTCTAAACAAAAGGTTGGCTGAGATTACGACAAATGACCTGCGCTATTATCTGGCGCTGTATCAGGAACGGCGGGGGATATCCCTGTCATATCTGGAGACGCTGCGGCACTATATTAGCAGCTTCTTTGCATGGCTGAATGACGAAGGTTATATTAACCGCAACCCGGCCAGACGGCTAAAGCGGGTCAAAGTGCCGCAGAAGATCAGGAGACCCTACAGTGCGGAAGAGCGGGAGCATTTGCGTTGCCTGGCGCGCACAGAAAGGGATTTGGCACTGATGGAAGTGCTGTACAGTACAGCCGGGAGAATCGGGGAGGTGCTGGCGCTGAACCGGTCGGATGTAAATTTCACAGGTAGGGAAGTGGTTGTATACGGACAGAAGGGAAAGAAGGAACGGGCGGTCTGTCTTACGGAAGAGGCCGCCTATCACTTGCGGAAGTACCTGGCGGGCCGCATGGATGATAACCCGGCATTATTCGTCAGTTTGCGAGCGCCATTTGAGCGATTAAGCGCGAAAGCGGTTCAGGCCATGTTACGGAAGCTGGGTGCTGCTGCTGGCATCCACGCCCACCCACACAAGTTTCGCCGGACGCTTTTGACGGATGCCAGCATGCGTGGGATGTCGCTACAGGAGCTACAAGCCTATGCCGGGCATGCAAAGCCAGAGACTACAATGATTTATGTGACGGTCAGAACCGAAGAGGTTAAAGCGTCTTTCCGAAAATTGGTAGCATAG
- a CDS encoding siphovirus ReqiPepy6 Gp37-like family protein: MELILAASDGAEEKRIYEDADIEMGNENDFELSVPYTAWDGSYAFEKRIYAPNTEYGGIIRETESVTGDDAIYVRGFTWRGMMAKKIIEPAAGQDYRTASGELNSIIKNLVEPAFPGLFYASETDTGITVSYQFERYCTLLDGLQAMLESKGYKLQIRYIQTQTSGIVVIGAVPVENYGDSIEISQDGRLNFTSQDYRRGVNHLICLGRGDLKDRVVVHLYAQPDGRVTQTPYYTGISEITEVYDYNNAEEDDLIENGTKQLKDRMNNKKLTANANETDDIDIDIGDIISGRDYITGIQMQQPIVYKILKIRNQRVSVEYGVKGE; the protein is encoded by the coding sequence ATGGAACTGATCCTGGCCGCGTCTGATGGAGCAGAAGAAAAAAGAATCTATGAAGACGCCGACATTGAAATGGGAAACGAGAATGATTTTGAATTATCCGTCCCATATACGGCGTGGGATGGAAGCTATGCGTTCGAAAAACGCATTTATGCTCCGAACACAGAATACGGCGGAATCATCCGGGAGACGGAAAGCGTGACCGGAGACGATGCGATCTATGTACGCGGATTCACATGGCGCGGGATGATGGCGAAGAAAATCATTGAGCCGGCCGCCGGACAGGATTACCGGACGGCATCCGGGGAACTGAACAGCATAATAAAAAATCTGGTGGAACCCGCGTTTCCAGGGTTGTTTTATGCCAGCGAAACGGATACGGGCATAACAGTCAGTTATCAGTTCGAGCGCTACTGCACCCTGCTGGATGGCCTTCAGGCTATGCTGGAATCGAAGGGATACAAACTGCAGATCCGGTACATACAGACGCAGACGTCCGGAATCGTGGTGATCGGGGCGGTGCCGGTAGAAAATTACGGAGACAGCATCGAAATCAGCCAGGACGGACGGTTGAATTTTACGTCACAGGACTACCGCCGGGGCGTCAACCATCTGATCTGTCTGGGCCGGGGAGACCTAAAGGACCGGGTAGTCGTCCACCTGTACGCACAGCCAGATGGCCGTGTGACGCAAACACCATATTATACAGGGATCAGCGAAATCACGGAGGTGTACGATTATAACAATGCAGAAGAAGATGACCTGATCGAAAATGGCACGAAACAGCTGAAAGACCGCATGAACAATAAAAAACTGACTGCAAATGCGAATGAAACGGATGACATCGACATTGATATAGGTGATATCATATCCGGACGGGATTATATTACCGGCATCCAGATGCAGCAGCCAATTGTCTATAAAATACTGAAAATCAGAAACCAGAGAGTCAGCGTAGAATACGGAGTGAAAGGGGAATAG
- a CDS encoding phage tail tape measure protein codes for MANKRKIGAIIALDGEKEFRQSVTSCNKALTAMRSELKLVEAQTAGQANTLETLRSKHDVLSRTLDTAAEKEEAVRRGLEHAEEQYNKTGEELGSYRRYLELAQASLKELEESSDATDESMEKQRQIVSDLSGVVSRGEETYQKAGDRVNDWKKQLNNAEAQVIRATQALNENDALLKEAEGSYDHCAKSIDAFGNEVDDTAEKLTSFGSTLKVRVNDALIDFGKNAVTSAVQGATELQDAENKLAASTGASADEMEKYSDTMQNIYNSGMGDSVTEIADGMAMVKQYTGEVDPTKLQELTENAMALDDTFSGMDMGETLRGVDSLVQNLGLDAEEAFDYIVVGAQNGLNKSGELTDNIAEYGQLWGQAGFSAQEMFTILQNGLDAGAYNLDKVNDFVKEFGISLSDGRIEENLSSFSTETQNLFLAWKNGEATTRDVFYSVINDLASMKNQQEALTIASNTWSALGEDNAMAVITSLTQVNNTYANVRGSMESLKEVRYDSVTNEYKKLGRTMQSEVITPVLQKFLPLAQKGMEFLADNIDRLIPLAGAAGTAMGTIWVAKKATTTITNLKDTAKNIKNLVTNLVTHTTATAADTAATTADTVAKGAQATATGAATVAQEGLNTAMAANPVGLLVTGIAALTAGIAAFVALSPQAKTEVDLLKESADEAIDAMKESQESLKDSMNTAAESVDSAVAKGRMAEDIVDELNTLSTSADNSNQKQERMAVLVAELNELYPDMALAIDQATGSLNMTNQELEDYVNNMQNAAMSDAFQKAFEDTYTPVVDATKELIDAEIEQEKIQEKLKDLQEDYNKAIDLSDKATKENGDGIIEWNGIARDSEDVLSEIVSQQYELEQKEKKLTDTIDAQNEIIEEGTETAEAYKEKQIELIEETEKGTAATRDATAAKGEQMEAAEASISVAGQELEAFRGLSEEQQNLAVNVANAVIEMQGSVQEYLSVSGQMFQEFTDTSAISTTDLLTNMQSQVDGVRQWEENITAMMDTTKTYIDSTGQEVQVSLDDGIVQYLMNMGPEGAAYAQTFVNMTGEEMAKANEIWSEKVDLENFTNTEGQKLTEGVGIMAAGGQEAFAQLAESLNAQAQEAGGYGVQGLVEGIVAAQEDAVAAGEDLGVKTTDGLDTGLGVASPSWKAKLSGAYVGIGLSQGIRNSDTLVKNASEYVGQAAVSQIDSAIDEDTVKSYGYNVSAGLAEGIRNGKSEVINAVIEVTTAATETAKGKLEINSPSHVFERFGAGTIEGYVKGVDENAEKARKSVLNALDMKLASRDTEIQTGVAGSVIDYNLLAAAMVTAFKRSGMTIKYNGREFGRVLSDMGVAFNNG; via the coding sequence ATGGCGAACAAAAGGAAAATAGGGGCAATCATTGCCCTGGATGGGGAAAAAGAATTCCGGCAGTCTGTGACATCATGCAATAAGGCCCTCACGGCCATGCGGTCAGAATTAAAACTGGTGGAGGCACAGACCGCAGGGCAGGCAAATACCCTGGAGACGCTGCGGAGCAAGCATGACGTCTTATCTAGGACACTGGATACGGCAGCGGAAAAAGAGGAGGCTGTCCGTCGGGGGTTGGAACATGCGGAAGAGCAGTACAATAAGACCGGGGAAGAGCTGGGATCCTACCGGAGATACCTGGAGCTGGCGCAGGCATCGCTGAAAGAACTGGAAGAATCGTCAGACGCCACGGACGAATCCATGGAAAAACAAAGGCAGATTGTATCTGATCTGTCCGGAGTGGTATCAAGAGGGGAGGAGACCTATCAGAAGGCCGGAGACCGCGTTAATGACTGGAAAAAACAGCTCAACAACGCAGAGGCACAGGTTATCCGCGCCACACAGGCACTGAACGAGAACGACGCCCTACTAAAAGAGGCGGAAGGATCTTATGATCATTGTGCGAAGTCCATAGACGCCTTTGGCAATGAGGTAGACGATACGGCAGAAAAGCTGACGTCATTTGGCAGCACCCTAAAAGTCCGCGTGAACGATGCCCTGATTGACTTTGGAAAGAACGCGGTCACATCTGCGGTCCAGGGTGCAACGGAGCTGCAGGACGCCGAAAATAAACTGGCTGCCAGCACCGGGGCATCCGCCGATGAGATGGAAAAATATTCGGACACCATGCAGAATATCTATAATTCCGGCATGGGAGACTCTGTGACGGAAATCGCCGACGGCATGGCGATGGTCAAGCAGTACACCGGGGAGGTAGACCCTACAAAGCTGCAGGAGCTGACCGAGAATGCCATGGCGCTGGACGATACGTTTTCGGGCATGGATATGGGGGAAACCCTCCGCGGTGTGGATTCTCTGGTGCAGAATCTGGGGCTGGACGCGGAAGAGGCATTTGACTATATCGTGGTTGGCGCACAGAACGGCCTGAACAAATCCGGAGAGCTGACAGACAACATCGCAGAATACGGACAGCTATGGGGGCAGGCCGGATTTTCCGCGCAGGAAATGTTTACGATCCTGCAGAACGGACTGGACGCTGGGGCATACAACCTGGACAAAGTCAATGATTTTGTAAAAGAGTTCGGAATTTCCTTATCCGATGGCCGGATAGAAGAAAACCTGAGCTCTTTTTCTACAGAAACACAAAACCTGTTTTTAGCCTGGAAGAATGGAGAGGCCACAACCCGGGATGTGTTTTATTCCGTAATTAATGACCTGGCAAGTATGAAAAACCAGCAGGAAGCGCTGACAATCGCCAGCAATACCTGGTCAGCCCTTGGCGAAGATAACGCCATGGCGGTTATTACATCGCTTACCCAGGTCAATAATACGTATGCTAATGTCCGGGGCAGCATGGAATCCCTGAAGGAAGTCCGGTACGACAGCGTCACGAACGAGTATAAAAAGCTGGGCCGGACCATGCAGAGCGAGGTTATTACCCCGGTGCTGCAGAAATTTCTTCCGCTGGCGCAAAAAGGGATGGAGTTTCTGGCGGACAATATTGACAGACTTATTCCACTTGCCGGGGCCGCCGGCACTGCCATGGGAACGATCTGGGTAGCCAAGAAAGCCACAACCACGATCACAAACCTGAAAGATACGGCAAAGAACATCAAAAACCTGGTTACGAACCTGGTGACGCATACGACTGCGACAGCGGCAGACACGGCAGCCACCACTGCGGACACAGTAGCAAAAGGCGCGCAGGCAACAGCAACAGGGGCCGCAACAGTCGCCCAGGAAGGGCTGAACACTGCCATGGCGGCGAACCCCGTCGGACTGCTGGTTACAGGAATTGCGGCATTGACAGCCGGGATTGCAGCGTTTGTCGCATTAAGCCCGCAGGCAAAAACAGAAGTGGATCTGTTGAAAGAGTCAGCAGACGAAGCCATCGATGCGATGAAGGAATCCCAAGAATCACTGAAGGATTCTATGAACACTGCCGCGGAAAGCGTTGATTCTGCCGTAGCCAAAGGCCGGATGGCAGAAGATATCGTTGATGAACTAAATACGCTGTCGACATCAGCCGATAATTCCAATCAGAAGCAGGAACGTATGGCCGTCCTGGTTGCGGAACTAAATGAACTGTATCCAGATATGGCTCTGGCGATCGATCAGGCAACTGGTAGCCTGAATATGACCAATCAGGAGCTGGAAGATTATGTGAATAATATGCAGAATGCCGCCATGTCGGATGCATTTCAAAAGGCTTTCGAGGATACATACACACCCGTTGTGGATGCCACAAAAGAGCTGATTGACGCTGAAATAGAGCAAGAAAAAATTCAGGAAAAACTGAAGGATCTACAGGAAGATTACAATAAAGCCATTGATCTGTCGGATAAAGCGACGAAAGAAAACGGAGACGGAATCATTGAATGGAACGGAATTGCCAGAGATTCCGAAGATGTCTTATCTGAAATTGTCAGTCAGCAATACGAACTGGAACAGAAAGAAAAAAAATTAACAGATACCATAGATGCACAAAACGAAATTATAGAAGAGGGCACCGAAACTGCTGAAGCCTACAAGGAAAAACAGATCGAACTGATAGAAGAGACCGAAAAAGGAACAGCAGCCACACGGGATGCAACAGCTGCAAAAGGAGAGCAGATGGAGGCTGCAGAAGCGAGTATTTCTGTAGCAGGTCAGGAGTTGGAAGCCTTCCGGGGCCTATCTGAAGAGCAGCAAAATCTGGCCGTAAATGTAGCCAATGCCGTCATTGAAATGCAGGGAAGCGTCCAGGAATATCTGAGCGTGAGCGGACAGATGTTTCAGGAGTTTACAGACACTTCCGCCATCAGTACCACGGACCTACTGACAAATATGCAGAGCCAGGTGGATGGTGTACGACAGTGGGAAGAGAATATCACTGCCATGATGGATACGACCAAAACCTATATTGATAGCACCGGGCAAGAGGTGCAGGTAAGTCTGGACGACGGGATTGTGCAATATTTAATGAATATGGGACCGGAAGGTGCCGCATACGCCCAGACGTTTGTAAATATGACTGGAGAGGAGATGGCAAAAGCCAATGAAATCTGGTCAGAAAAGGTAGATCTGGAGAATTTTACAAACACGGAAGGTCAGAAGCTGACTGAAGGGGTTGGCATCATGGCAGCAGGGGGGCAGGAAGCATTCGCCCAACTGGCTGAGAGCTTAAACGCGCAGGCGCAGGAAGCAGGTGGTTACGGTGTACAGGGACTGGTAGAAGGAATTGTTGCAGCTCAAGAGGATGCGGTGGCCGCAGGAGAAGATCTGGGCGTCAAAACGACTGATGGTCTGGATACAGGTCTGGGTGTAGCGTCTCCTTCGTGGAAAGCGAAGCTAAGTGGGGCGTATGTCGGCATCGGATTGTCTCAAGGAATACGCAACAGTGACACTCTGGTAAAGAATGCTTCAGAATATGTGGGGCAAGCTGCCGTAAGCCAGATTGACAGCGCGATTGACGAGGATACTGTTAAGTCTTACGGATATAATGTTTCTGCGGGATTGGCAGAAGGTATCCGGAATGGAAAATCCGAAGTCATAAATGCGGTTATAGAAGTAACGACTGCCGCGACTGAAACGGCAAAAGGCAAATTGGAAATCAATTCTCCATCACATGTATTTGAGAGATTTGGAGCCGGGACCATCGAAGGATATGTGAAAGGAGTGGATGAGAATGCGGAGAAAGCAAGGAAGAGCGTCCTCAACGCCCTGGATATGAAATTGGCAAGCCGGGATACAGAAATTCAGACTGGTGTCGCGGGATCTGTCATTGATTATAATCTTTTAGCGGCTGCGATGGTTACTGCGTTTAAACGGTCAGGAATGACAATAAAATACAATGGCCGGGAATTTGGCCGGGTGTTATCAGATATGGGGGTGGCATTCAATAATGGCTGA
- a CDS encoding Rossmann-fold NAD(P)-binding domain-containing protein, which produces MFDDKLSYITLSGEKFPLRCGMEVLEVVQDKYGSVEEFENRLMPFEQKKDENGEYVLNEEGVPIGRYVMPKIADLGDALHLMVTAGLEMEADMTGKEIRSVTRKELLQKADMPPAVLGEKLHAEMMRCFRRKNGTATQEKETADRNG; this is translated from the coding sequence ATGTTTGACGATAAATTAAGCTACATTACCCTGTCAGGAGAAAAATTCCCCCTGCGATGCGGCATGGAAGTGCTGGAAGTCGTCCAGGACAAATATGGAAGCGTCGAAGAATTCGAAAACCGCCTCATGCCGTTTGAACAGAAAAAAGATGAGAACGGGGAGTATGTGTTGAACGAGGAAGGCGTTCCCATCGGGCGCTATGTGATGCCGAAGATTGCAGACTTGGGGGATGCCCTGCACCTGATGGTAACCGCCGGTCTGGAAATGGAGGCGGATATGACCGGGAAAGAAATCAGGTCTGTGACACGCAAGGAGCTGCTGCAGAAAGCAGACATGCCGCCGGCTGTATTGGGAGAAAAACTCCACGCGGAAATGATGAGGTGCTTCCGGAGAAAAAACGGGACAGCCACGCAGGAGAAGGAGACGGCGGACAGAAACGGGTAA
- a CDS encoding major tail protein, translated as MAYIGLRKPIFASARDDGTYDEPMALGKAISLEITTNFAEASLSADDGQAEYVKEFTNADVTLGTSTIPIAAMKPIFGHAAEVSGGAVVYNKDDQNSNVAMAVVAPEIIDDVRTFVAIFLPKVKFGDPSDSWETKGDSITFKTPSISGKASANDAGVWKETATFKTEQEAMTWIYGKFGYSIGTLQVQSAASETEVGKTKLTVTPEKGQSNSYFYKITEDETMPAYNEVCNASTGWTSWDGTSEITAETGKKIVVAEVTTEGGTAKKAGSATVAAKAE; from the coding sequence ATGGCATATATTGGATTACGGAAACCGATTTTTGCAAGCGCAAGAGACGACGGAACATACGATGAACCGATGGCGCTGGGAAAGGCAATATCCCTGGAAATCACCACAAATTTTGCCGAAGCAAGCCTGAGTGCGGATGACGGGCAGGCGGAATATGTCAAGGAATTTACGAATGCGGATGTAACGCTGGGGACGTCAACAATCCCGATTGCGGCCATGAAGCCGATTTTCGGACACGCTGCAGAAGTATCAGGCGGAGCAGTAGTTTACAACAAAGACGATCAGAACAGTAACGTCGCTATGGCGGTCGTTGCGCCGGAAATTATTGACGACGTGCGGACTTTTGTGGCGATATTCCTGCCGAAGGTAAAATTCGGAGACCCGTCGGATAGCTGGGAAACGAAAGGAGACTCTATCACGTTTAAAACGCCGTCGATCTCGGGAAAGGCGTCTGCGAATGATGCGGGTGTATGGAAAGAGACGGCAACCTTTAAAACGGAGCAGGAGGCGATGACCTGGATTTACGGGAAATTTGGGTACTCTATCGGGACCCTGCAGGTCCAGAGCGCAGCAAGCGAAACAGAAGTTGGAAAGACCAAACTGACAGTAACGCCCGAAAAAGGGCAGAGTAACAGCTATTTTTATAAAATCACAGAGGATGAGACCATGCCGGCCTACAACGAAGTGTGCAATGCGTCCACGGGATGGACGTCCTGGGACGGAACCAGCGAGATCACGGCGGAAACCGGGAAAAAGATCGTTGTCGCAGAGGTGACCACAGAAGGCGGGACCGCAAAAAAAGCAGGATCAGCTACGGTTGCGGCGAAAGCAGAATAA
- a CDS encoding phage tail protein codes for MNTFEKIITAIEPFGFPHAPDVYREKAPRWFTYNYADDYGADFSDDNPGAVIVSVQVHLFLPIDDDFIGLKNKVRRALFGQGFTFPEITVMTEDDEKLRHIIFECDIIEEGA; via the coding sequence GTGAATACATTTGAAAAAATTATTACTGCTATCGAACCGTTTGGATTCCCGCACGCGCCGGATGTCTACCGTGAAAAAGCACCGAGGTGGTTTACGTACAATTACGCAGACGATTATGGAGCTGACTTTTCAGATGACAATCCGGGAGCAGTGATCGTCAGCGTCCAGGTGCATCTGTTTTTACCCATCGACGATGATTTTATTGGCTTGAAGAATAAAGTGCGGCGGGCACTCTTCGGACAGGGATTTACATTTCCAGAAATCACAGTGATGACGGAAGATGATGAGAAGCTGCGGCACATCATTTTTGAGTGCGACATCATAGAGGAGGGCGCATAA
- a CDS encoding HK97-gp10 family putative phage morphogenesis protein: MAQFSVEGLDNLMKDLSDLEFDRIAPMMLEEAVPILEKNVKRREALHRVSGDMQSSIKPTTARRGRDGYSISVRPTGNDRKGVSNMEKMVYLENGTSKQAATPVISPAVRESEEDVCRKMQEVFDREVDL, translated from the coding sequence GTGGCACAATTTAGCGTGGAGGGACTGGACAACCTGATGAAAGATCTGAGTGACCTGGAATTTGACCGCATCGCTCCGATGATGCTGGAGGAAGCCGTGCCGATACTAGAAAAGAATGTGAAGAGACGTGAGGCATTGCATCGGGTCAGCGGAGATATGCAAAGCTCCATCAAACCGACAACTGCAAGGCGGGGGCGGGATGGATACAGCATCAGCGTGCGTCCTACTGGAAACGACAGGAAGGGCGTGAGCAATATGGAAAAAATGGTTTATCTGGAAAACGGCACATCGAAACAGGCTGCCACTCCGGTTATTTCGCCGGCCGTCAGGGAATCGGAAGAGGATGTATGCCGGAAAATGCAGGAAGTTTTTGACCGGGAGGTAGACCTGTGA
- a CDS encoding phage head-tail connector protein gives MLQEVKMRCGIPPEITVYDEEIEMYIKDAMEDMRASGVPEWLLDTGKLHPQTQTAVTLYVKAYLGNDRTDTDKYLDLYRKRVFRLTLEDEKDVESEYIPSDQEGNRAE, from the coding sequence ATGCTGCAGGAAGTGAAAATGAGGTGCGGGATCCCGCCGGAAATCACGGTATATGACGAAGAAATTGAAATGTACATAAAAGACGCCATGGAAGACATGCGCGCCTCCGGCGTACCAGAATGGCTGCTGGATACGGGAAAGTTACACCCGCAGACCCAGACAGCTGTAACTTTATATGTCAAGGCATACCTGGGGAACGACCGGACAGATACGGACAAATACCTGGATTTATACCGGAAACGGGTGTTCCGGCTGACACTGGAGGATGAAAAGGATGTGGAATCGGAGTATATCCCTTCCGACCAGGAAGGTAATAGAGCAGAATGA
- a CDS encoding phage major capsid protein, translated as MNKKLLELLDQIEAKKLEVRNLVGENRLEEAKAAKQELKEMQDRFDLLKDIEDGAASTMRQQIEKGTEKHVEEKDAVKEFADAARNGFRNSMNEGTAADGGYTVPEDVQTQINTYREAKTSLIDLVDVENVTTDKGSRTYKKRSQQTGFTKVGEGAKIPGGNTPQFERINYEIDKYAGYFPVTNELLEDSDANITGTLTAWIGDDSRVTRNKLILGVINTKGKTALAGLDDIKKALNVTLGQAFKATSRLVTNDDGLQYLDTLKDNDGKYILQPNPAQPMEMIVCAGATRIPVFVVPNADMPSDTATAKTRKIPMVIGDLKEAVKFFDRKQLTIMTSNIASAGSLNAFEEDLTLFRAIEREDCVAKDLSAIVNGEITITDESVVGE; from the coding sequence ATGAACAAAAAATTATTGGAACTGCTGGACCAGATCGAAGCGAAAAAGCTGGAAGTAAGGAATCTGGTGGGCGAGAACAGGCTGGAAGAAGCAAAAGCGGCCAAACAGGAACTGAAAGAGATGCAGGATAGGTTTGACCTGCTGAAAGACATTGAGGACGGGGCGGCTTCCACAATGCGGCAGCAGATCGAAAAAGGAACTGAAAAACATGTGGAGGAAAAGGATGCCGTCAAAGAGTTTGCCGACGCGGCCAGAAACGGGTTCCGGAATTCCATGAATGAAGGGACAGCCGCAGACGGCGGTTATACGGTTCCAGAGGACGTCCAGACCCAGATCAACACTTACCGGGAGGCGAAAACATCCCTGATCGACCTGGTGGATGTGGAAAATGTCACCACAGATAAAGGATCACGGACCTACAAGAAACGCTCCCAGCAGACGGGATTTACAAAGGTGGGAGAAGGCGCGAAGATCCCGGGCGGAAATACACCACAGTTTGAGCGTATTAATTATGAGATTGACAAATACGCCGGATATTTTCCAGTAACTAATGAACTGCTGGAAGACAGCGATGCTAATATTACCGGAACACTGACCGCATGGATCGGGGACGATTCCCGCGTAACCAGGAACAAATTGATCCTGGGAGTGATCAACACAAAGGGAAAGACGGCGCTGGCCGGACTGGACGACATCAAAAAGGCCCTGAACGTTACGCTGGGACAGGCTTTTAAGGCAACCTCCCGGCTGGTGACCAATGACGACGGCCTGCAGTATCTGGACACCCTGAAAGACAACGACGGGAAATATATCCTGCAGCCGAATCCGGCACAGCCTATGGAGATGATCGTATGCGCCGGCGCAACCCGCATCCCGGTGTTTGTGGTGCCGAATGCGGACATGCCGTCTGATACCGCCACGGCGAAAACCCGGAAGATCCCGATGGTTATTGGAGACCTGAAGGAAGCGGTAAAATTTTTCGACCGGAAGCAGCTCACGATTATGACCTCGAACATCGCATCTGCTGGATCGCTGAATGCATTCGAAGAAGACCTGACGCTGTTCCGGGCGATTGAGCGCGAGGACTGTGTAGCGAAAGACCTGTCGGCAATTGTGAACGGTGAAATCACCATTACTGATGAGAGCGTAGTGGGGGAATGA